The window GAACATAGAAACCGGTTTGCGTTCTGAATTCCAGACCATTAACAGGTCCATCTTTACCTACTACCTGCACCGGCGTGCTTGTACCCGGAAGCGGCTTAAGCTGTACGGCGTCGCCACTGGTAAGTATGCTGCCATCTGCAAGTTGGTAACCAGCCCAAATATCGGTACGTTTACCTTTAAACAAGCCGTTTGGCAATAACACGGTACCTGCTAACCTTGCATCCCGGCCGGCAAACGCATCCAACTGATCGTTGTAGTAAATCGGGTTACCAGAACCGTCTTTGGTCGCGATTGGCGCATAAGTGTTATCCAGTTTTTCGTAAGCTTCAACCAGGTTTAACGATGGATCTAACCGGCCCGCATCCAAACCTTCATCAGATATTGAATAAGGCTGATCGTTTGTTGTAAAACCATGAGTTTTACCACCGTTGGCTTTAAAATCCTCAACCCAGATTGATTCTGTACTTGTTTTATCAAGGAAAATATTTGCGAAGTTATCGCTCAGGTCTGGTAGTTGTTTGTACAAACTGTAATTACCTGCGCTACCGCTGATGATAGCTTTAGCAGCTGCAAGGGCTTTGGTATAGTAACCGGTAGCCATGCTTGCAGGTATACCCACTTCGCCGCCTGGCAATGAAACCTGTGGCGTAGTGGCGCCATATTTAGCAATAGACGCCGCGTATAATGCTGCCCTTGCTTCCATAGCCAAAATAGCACCAGGGGTGGCCCTTGATTTCTCTTCTACTTTTGCAGGTAATAAACCTTTAATGGCTTCGGCTTCGCTGATGATGAAATCATAAACTTCTGATTCTTTGGCGCGGGCTACCTGTAAAGGTATTACGTTGCCAGAGAAATCATAATCAAGCGGTTTTGTAATTAATGGCACACCACCCATACGTTTTACCAGTTCAAAATAGTACTGGGCACGTAAAAATCTGCCTTCGGCGATGAATTGATTTTTTTGATCGGCGGTTAATTTAGTTGCCGCTGTTGCACGGTCAATAAACAGGTTTAAATCGCGAACATATGTATAGTCCCAGGTACCCCACTCTCCGTAACCCCAGCCGGTACGCTGTACAAAGTACGAGCTGCCGTTTTCTGATGGGAACGATTCGCTAAAATCGGCAAACGACGCCCAGCCATTATCAAGACCCGAGAAATCAACCACACGGTTATATAAGTCGCCCAGGATAGATAGCACCAGGTTTGGATCTGAAAATGCCACATCTGCCGTTACTATCTGCTTGGGCGGCACATTTAAAAATTCGCTATCTTTTTTGCATGATCCCGTAATTAACAGGGCCGCAAACGTAGTTATTATAGTTATTTTTTTCATTGAATTTAAACTTAAGGGATTAATTAAAAGGTTAAATTAACACCGAAGTTAAGGACCTTGCTTTGAGGGAACTGAAGCCCGTTATCGTCCGTTGTTTCCGGATCAACTGCGTATTGCTTCAGGTTGTCAAACGAAAACATGTTGTATGCGTTAACATAAAATCTTGCCTTCCTGATCTTTACCTTTGTTAACAAATTGGCTGGTAACGAGTAACCCAATTCAAGTGTCCTTGCCCTTAGGTATTTTACGCTATGCAACCAAAACGATGAATTGTTTTGCCCGTTAAGCGAGTAACTGCTATAACCAAAACCTGGATTGATCCTGTTGGCAGGATATTTCCCGGGAATCCACTGGCTGTTGATGTCAAAAGGATCAGCACGGTGGTACCTGTCTTCAAATATGGTATTTAAGTTACCGTTGTTTTGAAATGCCCATCTTGTTTCGTAGTTCTGGAACCAGGTATAACCTGCACCGCCCGAGAAATCGGCATGGAAATCAAAACCTTTGTAAGCTGCACCAAGGGTGAAACCAAAGTTAATATTAGGCTGTGTACCGTAACCGTAACCAATAGGCCTTTCGTCGTACTGGTCAATTTTACCGTCACCGTTTTGATCTTTATACATTAAATCACCTGGTAACAGACTGCGGTTACCTTTTCCGTCGTTATTGATCTTGTAGTTATTAATCTGGTCAATTGACGTAAACTGGCCGATAACCTGGTAGCCCCAGTCGATATGCGAATACCTGTTTTCGGTTGAGTTACGGTATTGATCCCATGAGTTATAAAACAACGGGTTGTACGAGGTAAGATTTTTTTGACGGCTGTATGAAAAGTTACCGCCAACATTAAATGTTGCCTTGCCAATGGTTCCGTTGTAGTTAAGTGAAATTTCCGCTCCCTGTTGCGAATCGCTGCTGGTATTTTCCTGCGGCAACCCGTAACCAACTTCAATTGGCAAAATCACGTCATTTTTGGTACCCAATAAACCCGTACGTTTTCTGTAAAAATAATCTACAGTACCGGTAAGGGAGCTGTTTAGGAAGCTAAAGTCGGCACCTACGTCGGTTATCTTACTTTTTAACCATGAAATATTGGTTGTTACTATACCCTTATCCCTTGATGTTACAACCGCATTGCCATCTATAATAGCAGTACCCGAATTGTAGTTGTAACCTGGTAAATATGAGTAAGGCGAAATCAGGTTCCTGTCGTCCCCTAACACACCGTATGATCCCCTGATTTTTAAATCATTCAGCACACTGTGATCGCCAAGCAAGCTTTTCATAAAGCCTTCCTGGGTAATCCTCCATCCCACAGATACACCCGGAAAATAACCTACACGTTTATCTGGCGCAAAAAGATATGATGCATCACGTCTTGCAGATGCTTCTAAGTAATATTTGTTATCGTAGTTATAGTTGATACGACCGATATAACCGATACGGGCTTCTTTATCATCACTATCCTGGTAAGTATCGGCAGTTGGGAAATAAATAAGCGGCAGGTTATTTGAAACCGGCGAAGCATGGATCCAGTTGCGCAAGTGTTGCAGCTCGATACGTTCAGATACAAACGTAGCGCCCACAGTATGCTTGCCAAAAGTATTGTTATAGTTTATTTGCCATTGGTAGGTTTTTGCAAACTCCTTACGTTGTTCACGCTCTCTCCATGGGTTGGTACTACCGCCTGTTACATCGTAAGTGTCGGTAGCTGGCCTGTAGGTATAAGCGTTATAGGTATACTCCTGGTTGTTAAGCAAATAATCGGCTATGTAGTATGAATACAAACCTTTAACTGTTAAACCTTTGATGCCTGGAACTTGATATTCGGCGCCAAAGTTGGTTTGCAATACACGCCAATCGCTGTGGTATAAACCAGAAAGCTTATCGTTCAGGAATGCATAATTTGATTCGGTATGGCCTATATCATTTAAATAAGCAGGATTATCGTTAGCGTAAGGGCGCTCCAAAGGTGTATTCCTTAATACCGCAAATCTTGCCAGGAAGTAATCGTCACCACCAGGTACACCCGGGTTTTCGCGGGTTTCTATACGGCCATTGATATCCAGGCTAACTTTTAAACCGGCTGCAACTTTAACCGAAACGTTTGATTGGATGTTTGAGCGGTTAAACTTATACTCTTTACCTAATTGTGAATTCTGGTATAAGTTAGTTGCAGATACATAATAATTAACCCTATCGGTACCACCCGTAAAATTGGCGTTAACAGAATTTTGAGGAGCGTTGTTATTCGCTTTCAAAACATAATCGCGCCAGTTAAAGCTTTGGTAGCCTTTTTCGGTCCCGGCTTTGTATTTGTCAAGCTCGGCCTGAGTAATGCTGGTAGACCCGTTGGTGTTTACCTCAGCATCTGCACGATAGCGCATATAGTCGTACGAGTTTGTTAATACATTCGGGAACCTGTACCAGTTTTGGTAACCAGTGTAAGCATCAATGTTAATGCGTGCGTCGCCGCTACCTTTTTTGGTGGTTACCACCACAACGCCGTTTGCAGCACGTACACCGTAAATAGCTGCCGAACCATCTTTCAACACGGAAATGCTTTCCACATCATTTGGCGCAAGGTTGTTGAACTGACCTTCATCCTGCTGGATACCGTCAATTACATACAACGGCGAACCCATGTTGCGGATTTGGATACTGGCACTCGCGCCCGGCCTGCCCTCAGACATCCTGAAAGTTACGCCCGGAATTTTACCTGCTAAACCGGTGCTCACCGTTGAACCCGCGTGTACACGGTCAAGGTCTTTACTGGTTACAGTAGAGATTGCGCCCGTAATGGATTCCTTTTTTTGCGTACCATAACCGGTAACCACAACTTCCTGCAAGGATGAGTTACTCGATTTTAAACGGATTCCTACGGATGTTTGCCCGTTTAACGGCACTTCCAGCGTTGCAAAGCCAATATAACTTAATACCAGCACGCTGTTAACATCAGGTACAGTTAAACTAAACTGTCCTTTTACATCAGTTGTCGATCCACCCTGGGTACCTTTAATACGTACGGCAACGCCTGTTAGCGCTTCACCCGTAGTATCAGTTACCGTTCCTGTCACCTTCACCTGTGCCGATGCACCAAGCGAAAAAAGCAGGCAGCTCATGATAGAGAATAAAACTAATGTTACTTTTTGGCTCCATTTACTGGGCGGCCATTGCACGCGGGAGGGGCCCCCATGCCTGAGTAGTAAAAATTTTCTCATAAATTGATTTGTTATTGGTTAATTGTTGATTTTAAAAATGTAATGTTGACATATCTAAAATCACGATGTAAAGAAAAAGATTTAGGGGGGCTCCTTATTAACCAAATCATCTCAATAATTAGTCAAAAAGTATCAATTTTTATTCATACGAAAACCCTTGTTCAGAATGGCTATATTTGTTCAAGAGATCGATTTTGAAACCTGCATATTTATTTTTTTTACTATTTATACTATCCTTCAATATCTGTAATGCACAGCCTTATTACTTCAGGCATTACCAGGTTGAACAGGGACTATCAAACAATACGGTTTACTGCAGCCTGCAGGATAAACAGGGATTTTTGTGGTTTGGCACGCGCGATGGTTTAAACCGTTTTGATGGTTACAGTTTCAGGGTTTTCAGGCATAATCCTAAAAATAACAAGAGTATTTGCAGTAATATGGTGCACGCGCTGGCGCTTGATCATGATGGCAACTTATGGGTAGGTACTGATGAAGGGATTGACAAATTTGACAGTAAAACAGAAAGTTTCACCCGTGTAAACTCTCCTAATACCAACGGTGTGCGGAGTATTGCTTTTGATCATTACAACAACTGCTGGTATGTGGCGGGTGCTTCGCTCATCAAATTTAACACCACAACAAAACAAATTACCGATTATTTTCCCGAGCAACATTTTGAGGCAACCAGTATAGCCCAAAACAATGATGGATATATGTGGGTATCTACCAGCCGGGGTAGTATTGAACAGATGGATACTGTTCATAACTCGTTTAAAAGCTATAGCATAACCAACCATTCTAAATGGGCACCCTCAAATTTTATCGAAAAGATTTTTACCGCAGACCACAACAAGATATTTATAGCTACAACCAGCCAGGGTTTTAAAGATTTTGATTGCGCAACCGGGACCTACCGCGACCTTTTAACCTATAACAAAAATAAAACCGGAGTATACGTAAGAGATTTTACTAAATATGCCGAACATGAGTTTTGGCTGGCAACAGAATCGGGGGTGTTTATTTACAACGATGTAGATGGCACATTTTTTAATCTTCGTAAAAAGTACAACGACCCATACTCCATATCCGACAACGCGGTTTACACCCTGTGCCGCGATGTGGAAGGAGGCGTTTGGGTGGGTACTTATTTTGGTGGCATAAACTATTACCCCAAACAATATTCAACGTTTAATAAATATTATCCCGGCGACGAGAAAAACTCCCTTAAAGGCAACGTTGTGCGTGAAATTTGCAAAGACGATTATGGTAATCTTTGGATGGGCACCGAAGATAACGGCCTTAACAAACTGAGCGCCGATAAACACACCTGGACACATTACCTGCCCGGCGGAAATACAGATATCACCAATACAAACATCCATGGACTGATTGCCGATGGAAAAAATCTGTTTATAGGCACGTTTGAGCGTGGCCTGGATATTATGGATATCCCCAGCGGGAAAGTAGTAAAAGTTTATATTGCCGGTAAAGACAGCAAAACTTTAAAAAGCAATTTTGTAATATGTTTTCGCAAAACGCGCAACGGTAACATATATATTGGCGCAACCAGGGGTTTTTACCTGTATAACCGCAAGCAAAAAGATTTTACACTTATTGATAAAATACCCATCTGGGACTTTATTTACGACATAGTTGAAGATCATACCGGGATACTTTGGATTGCTACCGTTCGCGATGGCATTTACCGGTATGATCCCGTAAAAGACACCAGCTATCATGTGCCCTACCGTTACCCGGTAAAAAATGCACTGAATGGCATAACAGTAAATGGAGCATTTGAAGATAGTAACCACATTTTATGGTTTGCAACCGATGGGCTTGGTTTGTGGCGGCATGATCCGGTAAAAAACGATTTTAAATTTTACGATCTGGATAACGGCTTCCCCAGCAACTATGTGTTCCGGATGCTGGAGGATGATCATAAAAATCTATGGGTAAGCACCTCCCGTGGCCTGGTTTGCCTTAATATAAATACCAATGCCATTAAGGTTTATACAAAAGCCAATGGGCTGCTCAGCGATCAGTTTAATTATAACTCGGCGTTTAAGGATACCGATGGCACGTTGTATTTTGGCTGTGTTAAGGGTATGGTAAGTTTTAATCCGGCCAACTTCAACGATAATAATTATGTAGCGCCTGTTTTTATTACAGGTTTCCAGGTACATAACCAGGAAATTATGGTTAAGGGGGCCGATTCGTTGCTTAAACAGTCAATCATCTACACAAAAAAAATATATTTAAATTATAACCAATCGTCATTTAGTATTGATTTTGCCGCCTTGAGCTACCCATCGCCAGAGATGACCCATTATAAGTACACCATGAAGGGGCTCGACAAAGGCTGGACAGATTTAAAGCGAAACCGAAAAGTATATTTTACACAGCTGCAGCCTGGCCATTATACTTTTATAGTAAAAGCCGCCAATAACAATGGTGTTTGGACTACCAAAGAAACCAAGCTTGAAATAAATATAGCTCCACCTTTTTGGGAAAGTATCTGGGCGTATATCCTGTATGCATCGCTGGTTATTTTCATTTGCTATTACCTGTTGCAACAATACCACAACCGTAACAAGGCACGGAATAACAGGCTTATTGAAATATTGGAAAGTGATAAAGAGAAGCAAATCTATAACGCCAAAATTGAGTTTTTTACCAATGTAGCACATGAAATACGTACGCCGTTAACCCTTATAAAAGGGCCAATGGAAAAGGTGATCAAAAGATCGGAACACGTGCCCGAGATTCAGAATAACCTGAAGATCATGGAGAAAAACACCAACAGGCTGCTCGATCTTACAAATCAACTGCTTGATTTCAGGAAAACAGAAACCAATGGTTTTAGCCTGAGTTTTGTAAAAACAAACATAGCCGATTTGCTGGGCGATATATTTTTAAGGTTTAAGCCCTTAACCGAGCAAAAAGGGCAACGTTACACCCTAACATGTGTAGATAAAACCTTGTATGCCTATGTTGATATTGAAGCATTTACCAAAATAATAAGTAACCTGATCAATAACGCCATTAAATATGGCGAAAACGCTATCGAGGTTGAACTGTTGAAACCCGAACCCGGCGATAATACGTTTACCATTGAAATAAGAAACAATGGCTACCTTGTACCTTACGAAATGCGCGAAAAGATTTTTGAGCCCTTCTTCAGGATGAAGGAATCAGAAAAACAAATTGGCACGGGGATAGGCCTCTCCCTGTCGCGCTCCCTTGCCGAATTGCACAAAGGATTGTTAGTGTTGAATAAATCTATCAACGATTTCAATATTTTTAACTTAACCTTGCCTGTTCACCAGGAGAAGGAATTTGACCTGCACAATACTCCCGACGATTATGAACTAACCGATTCTATAAAAGAAGAAAATTTTGACTTTATGAAACCGATTATACTTTTGGTGGATGACAATCCCGAGATCCTTGATTTTATTTCGGACGACCTGAGCGATAAATATGCCGTAATAAAAGCATTCAACGGCCAGGAGGCGTTGGATATGATAGAAATTGAAAATATCCAGCTTATTATCAGCGACGTGATGATGCCTGGCATTGATGGCTTTGAATTATGCAAGCGCATTAAAACCACATTTGATTACAGCCACATCCCTATTATATTACTTACGGCAAAAAATACCCTCCAAAGCAAAATAGAAGGCCTGGAAGTAGGCGCAGATGCCTATATCGAAAAACCGTTTTCGCCGGAGCATTTACAGGTGCAAATTGCCAATCTGCTTATCAACCGCAATAAAATTAAAGACCATTTTGCAAGTTCGCCGCTGGCAAATATTAAAACCATGGCCTACTCCAAACCGGATGAAAGCTTTTTGGATAAGCTTAACGCGGTAATTAACAACAATATCCAAAACCCCGAACTGGATGTAGAACAAATTGCCAACCTGATGAACATGAGTAAGCCTACGTTGTACCGTAAAATAAAGGCCATATCCAACTTAACCATCAACGAGCTGATTAATATAACACGCCTTAAAGCTGCCGCAAAACTGCTTGAAGATGGCGATTATAAAGTTTACGAGGTTGCCAATATGGTGGGATACAGCTCACAATCGCACCTGGGCCGTAACTTTTTGAAACAATTTGGCACGACCCCTACCGAGTATCAACAAAATAAAAAGAACCAGAAGGTTAAAACTTATTAGCAATAGTAGTATCAAGTAGTAAGTATCAAGATTTTGGATTTGCAGCTTTTCTACTATGCATTTGCGGCTAACCTGATACTTGCTACATGACACTAAAAAAAGCAGCTGTCTTGATACCTGGTACTTGCTACCTGATTACTAAAAAGGTAGCTGCTTTGATACTATTTGCGTGTCTTTAGCTTGTTGATCGCGAAGTTTCCGATACGTGTGCCTTCATCAACGCCATTTACAATGGATGGCATGTAATGAATACCGCCGTAAAACCGGCTGATGGCCGCCTCGTCGGCAGCGGCTTTAAATGATTTGAATTTACGGGCGGGGATGCTAAACTCTACCTCGGTGGAGTCGGTAAAGGCAAAATTATCACCGAATAACTTGCCAAGCACAACCGCCGATGCATTTGAAACTACGCTATGCCCGCTGGTATATTCGGGGAACGGCGGGGTTTGCAGCAAAGGCATCCAGTTTTGATCAATATATTGGTTGATATAGGTTTCGGGGCGAATAACTTTGCTTTTGTATTTTTCGTCCCAGCAGTTAATAAAACTGTCGGCAATTACAACCGCCAGGCAGGCATAAGTCTCAGCCGAACGGACGTAGTCGGCTTTTGCCTGGCGGCAAACCAGGCCGGCAATGTTTATCCAATGACCTCCGGGCGATATCTTTTTGGTTGCAAACATGGTATGCCCATTGGTATTAACTTTAAAGGGGTTATCGTCCCAATATGTGGCTATGGTGCTTTGCTCCGGTGTTAAATGCTGGCCGGCCTCCCTCACAGCAACAGCCAGTTTATAAAAATAACTGGTGGGCTCCTTTGAAAAATCTACCGCTTTTGCAGGCTTAAACTGCTGTGCCGAATCCAGTAAAAATGGACGTATTTCGTTCCAATGCGGCTCTACCCCTTTCATATAGGCCGGCGGTGTCGGCTTCCAGGTGGCATCGTCGGTTTGCACATTGTATTTTGATAATGAACGGGTATGCTTATAATTATCCTTGCCTGCCCATTTAATAATCCGGTCAGCAATTAACTTTCCGTAAGCTATCGAGTTTTGGTATACATCATCGGGCATGTCGGTATTTTTGAATTCATCCATCAAGCCGCTGTGGAAAGCCTCTATCCGGCCTTCGGACATCACCAGGATTTTCCCAACCGTTAAAATGGCATGCGCGGCAGCTAAATTGTAGCAATATGTTTTGCCAATTTCCGGTTTGGGGATTGAATCCAGCCCTTTTACCTGGCCTGCGAGGGATAAGTAGTTTTTATCGCCATTACGCGCAGCCTCATATCCTGCAACGGTAATATAAGCGTAAATACGGCTTGCCACCGGCGGCGAATAAATATCATGCAGCATTACCTCGCTAACCTCGCGTACCGACCGATGGATGTAATTGGGGTTTTCGGCTAATTTTTTCCACCCGTTATTTTTGTTACAGTCAAACAACAAGGCAACAGCAAAAACAGTAAAGTAAAGTTTATTCATATATGGGTTCCGATAAAATTAATAAAGGTTAATTGGGCCAGACAGGCTATCCATCAAAGCTAACAGTAAATCCACAAACATATATTGAGCGATACAATTTGACGAAATATTGAGATGATTTGCAGAACCTGTTATGTCAAAATCCATTTTCTTTACGTACGCTTACTACATAGCGTTCAGTAACTTAAAGCTCAACCAAAGCATAAACCATTATTAAATTTTTATTGTAATTACATGATAAAACCTTTACTCATTAAGTTTAAATTCCCACTTGTACTATTGTTTTTTTTGGCGCCCGGCTGCTCGCGCATGCAGAATGGCCCTACCCTTTTTAAACTATTAGATGCATCGCAAACCGGCATCGATTTTAAGAACACCCTGAGCCCAAGCGATAGTATTAATATTCTTAACCATCCTTACTTATATAACGGCGCCGGCGTGGGCATAGGCGATTTTAATAACGATGGCCTGCCCGACGTTTACTTTGCAGGCAACATGGTGGCCAACAAGCTATTCCTCAACAAAGGCGACTTAAAGTTTACCGATATAACCAATACTGCCGGCGTTGATGGCGAAGGCAAATGGAGCGCGGGTGTATCTGTTGTGGATATTAATAACGATGGAAAAATGGACATTTACGTTTGCGCGTCGTTTAAATCAAATGCCGAACAGCGCCGTAACATGCTGTACATTAACCAGGGTAACAATAAGGATGGTATACCCACTTTTAAGGACGAAGCAAAGACATACGGATTAGATGATGATGGCTACAGCACGCAAGCCATATTTTTTGACTACGACCATGACGGCGACCTGGATATGTACCTGCTGACCAACTTTTTAGGCAAAACCACCCCTGTAGCCTATCGCCCTAAACTAACTGATGGCAGCGCCGAAAATAACGACCGGCTGTACCGCAACAACGGTAACGGCACCTTTAGCAATGTTACTAAAGAGGCCGGTATCTTAATTGAGGGTTTTGGCAACTCGGTATCTGTAACAGATATCAACAACGACGGTTGGCCTGATATTTATGTGGGCAACGACTTTATATCAAACGATGTGCTATACATCAACAATAAAAACGGAACTTTTACCAACCGGGCGGGCGATTATTTTAAGCACACCGGCTGGTCGGTAATGGGGGCAGATATGGTAGACATCAATAATGATGGCCTGCCCGACCTGGTATCGTTAGAGATGCTACCCGAAGAAAATGTGCGTAAAAAAACCATGCTGATGGGCGATAACTACATTACCTACATCAATAACAAAAAATTTAATTACGAGCATCAATATATCCGTAACGTATTGCAGTTAAACCAGGGACAAACACCGCTGGGCCATACCCAATTCAGCGAAATAGCCTACATGGCCGGCATTTACCAAACCGACTGGAGCTGGACACCCTTAGTGGCCGATTTTGATAACGATGGTTACCGCGATATGGTGATTACCAACGGCTACCCACGAGACGTAACCGACCTTGACCATGCCCTATACAGTAACGACCAGGGCCGTACCGTTAAGGAAAACCGCACATTGGCAGCGGCCGATTCGTTCCCGGTGGTTAAAACGGCCAGCTATGCTTTTAAAAACCAGGGCGGTTATATGTTTGCCGACCAATCGAAAAACTGGGGTATTGTTAAGCCAACCTTTTCGACCGGCGGTGTTTATGCCGACCTTGATAATGATGGCGACCTTGACCTGGTGATCAACAATATTGATGACGATGCCTTCATTTACGAAAACACACTGAACAGCAAAACACAGGTAGATAAAACGCACCATTACCTAACCGTTAAGCTAACCGGCGATGATAAAAACCTTGGCGGCATTGGTGCAACAATCCGCATTTACTACCAGGGTAAACAACAATTTTACGACCAGCAGCCCTGCCGCGGCTATATGAGCACCGACGATGCCAAAGCCCATTTCGGTATCGGCACTGCCAATGAAATTGATTCATTGCGCATCCGCTGGTCAGACGGCAAAACCGAATTGGTAAAAAATATCAAGGCAAATCAAACTATCACCCTGCAATACAAAAACGGTTCGGGTAATTACAGTCCTCAACCTCCGGTGGAGCGTGCACCGGTATTTCA is drawn from Mucilaginibacter ginsenosidivorax and contains these coding sequences:
- a CDS encoding hybrid sensor histidine kinase/response regulator transcription factor: MKPAYLFFLLFILSFNICNAQPYYFRHYQVEQGLSNNTVYCSLQDKQGFLWFGTRDGLNRFDGYSFRVFRHNPKNNKSICSNMVHALALDHDGNLWVGTDEGIDKFDSKTESFTRVNSPNTNGVRSIAFDHYNNCWYVAGASLIKFNTTTKQITDYFPEQHFEATSIAQNNDGYMWVSTSRGSIEQMDTVHNSFKSYSITNHSKWAPSNFIEKIFTADHNKIFIATTSQGFKDFDCATGTYRDLLTYNKNKTGVYVRDFTKYAEHEFWLATESGVFIYNDVDGTFFNLRKKYNDPYSISDNAVYTLCRDVEGGVWVGTYFGGINYYPKQYSTFNKYYPGDEKNSLKGNVVREICKDDYGNLWMGTEDNGLNKLSADKHTWTHYLPGGNTDITNTNIHGLIADGKNLFIGTFERGLDIMDIPSGKVVKVYIAGKDSKTLKSNFVICFRKTRNGNIYIGATRGFYLYNRKQKDFTLIDKIPIWDFIYDIVEDHTGILWIATVRDGIYRYDPVKDTSYHVPYRYPVKNALNGITVNGAFEDSNHILWFATDGLGLWRHDPVKNDFKFYDLDNGFPSNYVFRMLEDDHKNLWVSTSRGLVCLNINTNAIKVYTKANGLLSDQFNYNSAFKDTDGTLYFGCVKGMVSFNPANFNDNNYVAPVFITGFQVHNQEIMVKGADSLLKQSIIYTKKIYLNYNQSSFSIDFAALSYPSPEMTHYKYTMKGLDKGWTDLKRNRKVYFTQLQPGHYTFIVKAANNNGVWTTKETKLEINIAPPFWESIWAYILYASLVIFICYYLLQQYHNRNKARNNRLIEILESDKEKQIYNAKIEFFTNVAHEIRTPLTLIKGPMEKVIKRSEHVPEIQNNLKIMEKNTNRLLDLTNQLLDFRKTETNGFSLSFVKTNIADLLGDIFLRFKPLTEQKGQRYTLTCVDKTLYAYVDIEAFTKIISNLINNAIKYGENAIEVELLKPEPGDNTFTIEIRNNGYLVPYEMREKIFEPFFRMKESEKQIGTGIGLSLSRSLAELHKGLLVLNKSINDFNIFNLTLPVHQEKEFDLHNTPDDYELTDSIKEENFDFMKPIILLVDDNPEILDFISDDLSDKYAVIKAFNGQEALDMIEIENIQLIISDVMMPGIDGFELCKRIKTTFDYSHIPIILLTAKNTLQSKIEGLEVGADAYIEKPFSPEHLQVQIANLLINRNKIKDHFASSPLANIKTMAYSKPDESFLDKLNAVINNNIQNPELDVEQIANLMNMSKPTLYRKIKAISNLTINELINITRLKAAAKLLEDGDYKVYEVANMVGYSSQSHLGRNFLKQFGTTPTEYQQNKKNQKVKTY
- a CDS encoding RagB/SusD family nutrient uptake outer membrane protein, with the protein product MKKITIITTFAALLITGSCKKDSEFLNVPPKQIVTADVAFSDPNLVLSILGDLYNRVVDFSGLDNGWASFADFSESFPSENGSSYFVQRTGWGYGEWGTWDYTYVRDLNLFIDRATAATKLTADQKNQFIAEGRFLRAQYYFELVKRMGGVPLITKPLDYDFSGNVIPLQVARAKESEVYDFIISEAEAIKGLLPAKVEEKSRATPGAILAMEARAALYAASIAKYGATTPQVSLPGGEVGIPASMATGYYTKALAAAKAIISGSAGNYSLYKQLPDLSDNFANIFLDKTSTESIWVEDFKANGGKTHGFTTNDQPYSISDEGLDAGRLDPSLNLVEAYEKLDNTYAPIATKDGSGNPIYYNDQLDAFAGRDARLAGTVLLPNGLFKGKRTDIWAGYQLADGSILTSGDAVQLKPLPGTSTPVQVVGKDGPVNGLEFRTQTGFYVRKYLDPTIGSGRRGRGSDVNFIRYRYAEVLLNGAEAAAELGDYTTASTYINQVRARAGLNTPLVLTAANYFDRIVHERRVELAFEGHTLFDMKRWRLATVVWDGNQMTVTDLLSNIGQATKRNTQPFGLWPYKYYNPGNANNGKWLFKEVKPSSVTGANRFQLGNYYSQIGDNVLSANPKIVKQPNQ
- a CDS encoding SusC/RagA family TonB-linked outer membrane protein; this translates as MRKFLLLRHGGPSRVQWPPSKWSQKVTLVLFSIMSCLLFSLGASAQVKVTGTVTDTTGEALTGVAVRIKGTQGGSTTDVKGQFSLTVPDVNSVLVLSYIGFATLEVPLNGQTSVGIRLKSSNSSLQEVVVTGYGTQKKESITGAISTVTSKDLDRVHAGSTVSTGLAGKIPGVTFRMSEGRPGASASIQIRNMGSPLYVIDGIQQDEGQFNNLAPNDVESISVLKDGSAAIYGVRAANGVVVVTTKKGSGDARINIDAYTGYQNWYRFPNVLTNSYDYMRYRADAEVNTNGSTSITQAELDKYKAGTEKGYQSFNWRDYVLKANNNAPQNSVNANFTGGTDRVNYYVSATNLYQNSQLGKEYKFNRSNIQSNVSVKVAAGLKVSLDINGRIETRENPGVPGGDDYFLARFAVLRNTPLERPYANDNPAYLNDIGHTESNYAFLNDKLSGLYHSDWRVLQTNFGAEYQVPGIKGLTVKGLYSYYIADYLLNNQEYTYNAYTYRPATDTYDVTGGSTNPWREREQRKEFAKTYQWQINYNNTFGKHTVGATFVSERIELQHLRNWIHASPVSNNLPLIYFPTADTYQDSDDKEARIGYIGRINYNYDNKYYLEASARRDASYLFAPDKRVGYFPGVSVGWRITQEGFMKSLLGDHSVLNDLKIRGSYGVLGDDRNLISPYSYLPGYNYNSGTAIIDGNAVVTSRDKGIVTTNISWLKSKITDVGADFSFLNSSLTGTVDYFYRKRTGLLGTKNDVILPIEVGYGLPQENTSSDSQQGAEISLNYNGTIGKATFNVGGNFSYSRQKNLTSYNPLFYNSWDQYRNSTENRYSHIDWGYQVIGQFTSIDQINNYKINNDGKGNRSLLPGDLMYKDQNGDGKIDQYDERPIGYGYGTQPNINFGFTLGAAYKGFDFHADFSGGAGYTWFQNYETRWAFQNNGNLNTIFEDRYHRADPFDINSQWIPGKYPANRINPGFGYSSYSLNGQNNSSFWLHSVKYLRARTLELGYSLPANLLTKVKIRKARFYVNAYNMFSFDNLKQYAVDPETTDDNGLQFPQSKVLNFGVNLTF